A genomic stretch from Arachis stenosperma cultivar V10309 chromosome 3, arast.V10309.gnm1.PFL2, whole genome shotgun sequence includes:
- the LOC130969883 gene encoding uncharacterized protein LOC130969883, with translation MASQLEPPSSSLLRSPSNDIIRKKKISGQQKKEELEREVSMLQKLLDQEEKVHEILEMVHNRPNNVSTLSSIPNFLPPKMKELLAELVMVEGEISRLEIQINHLQTSLKHEQEITKETKSKSWNLSNNNNSGSYNVNNHHHNFPTSAPIPIPIPSPIHHRSSVHERMAYETKALHFISKAIKGDYYALNSNNNELSSSLNEKTGFMMMMKNSVEQKENNNNNKFHQERVVGRKINNGMVKAPSPMRDPRHPSPKLRERNPEMYLDLPTRSLLDPLLSEENDLKWQPNKLSESIMKCLNFIYVRLLRTSRAMELEKSGPILRSMHSSLSSRSFRVDTTSNTKSNLMLQREARQQDPYAIFDTEESIPRDIGPYKNLVIFTSSSMDPKFISNPSSIPLLRKLRILMSNLQTVDLKCLTCQQKLAFWINVYNACIMHGFIQYGVPSTPEKLLALMNKATLNIGGNIINAHEIEHFILRKRATSNIKEVQRKGEWEDKESKIGELYEVESIDPNVTFALCCGTRSSPAVRIYTSEGVTSELEKSKLDYLQASILATSTKRIGFPELLLRNMHDFASDIDSLVDWVCNQLPTSGTLRKSMVDCFRTNNNNNNVKASTIVDKIPYDYEFQYLLTI, from the exons ATGGCCAGCCAACTAGAACCACCCTCTTCTTCTTTGCTTCGCTCTCCCTCCAATGATATTATT aggaagaagaaaatttCTGGGCAGCAAAAGAAAGAGGAACTTGAAAGAGAG GTCTCTATGCTTCAAAAGTTATtggaccaagaagagaaggttCATGAGATTTTAGAGATGGTGCATAATAGACCAAATAATGTTTCAACCTTATCATCAATTCCCAATTTTCTTCCTCCCAAG ATGAAAGAACTGTTAGCAGAATTAGTAATGGTTGAGGGAGAGATATCAAGACTTGAAATCCAAATAAATCATCTTCAAACAAGTTTGAAACATGAACAAGAGATCACAAAGGAAACAAAGTCAAAATCATGGAATTTGAGCAATAACAATAATTCTGGTTCTTATAATGTGaataatcatcatcataatTTCCCCACTTCTGCACCAATTCCAATTCCAATTCCAAGTCCTATTCATCATAGAAGCAGTGTTCATGAAAGAATGGCATATGAGACCAAAGCATTGCATTTCATAAGCAAAGCTATAAAGGGTGATTACTATGCTcttaatagtaataataatgaGCTTAGTAGTAGTCTTAATGAGAAAACAGggttcatgatgatgatgaagaattCAGTTGAACAgaaagaaaacaacaataataacaagTTTCATCAAGAAAGAGTTGTTGGTAGGAAAATTAATAATGGGATGGTGAAAGCTCCTTCACCTATGAGAGACCCTCGCCATCCATCACCTAAG CTTAGGGAACGTAATCCAGAGATGTACCTAGATCTTCCAACAAGATCACTACTTGATCCACTTCTTTCAGAAGAAAATGATCTAAAATGGCAACCCAACAAGCTATCAGAGAGCATAATGAAGTGTTTGAATTTCATATATGTGAGGCTTCTAAGAACATCAAGAGCAATGGAATTGGAGAAATCAGGTCCAATTTTAAGGTCTATGCACTCTTCACTAAGCTCAAGAAGCTTTAGAGTGGACACTACATCAAACACAAAATCAAACTTAATGCTTCAAAGGGAAGCAAGGCAACAAGACCCTTATGCTATCTTTGATACTGAAGAGTCCATTCCAAGGGACATTGGTCCTTACAAGAACTTGGTTATATTCACTTCTTCTTCTATGGATCCTAAGTtcatctcaaatccttcctccATTCCATTACTAAGGAAATTAAG GATCTTGATGAGTAATCTTCAAACAGTTGATTTGAAATGTCTTACTTGTCAACAGAAGTTAGCATTCTGGATTAATGTGTACAATGCCTGTATCATGCAT gGATTTATACAATATGGAGTTCCATCCACACCAGAAAAGCTACTTGCATTGATGAACAAG gCAACTCTCAATATAGGAGGCAACATAATAAATGCTCATGAAATAGAGCATTTCATTTTGAGGAAAAGAGCTACTTCTAATATCAAAGAG GTGCAGAGGAAGGGTGAGTGGGAAGATAAAGAGTCAAAAATTGGTGAACTTTATGAAGTTGAATCCATAGATCCTAATGTCACATTTGCTCTCTGTTGTGGAACTCGTTCTTCTCCAGCT GTGAGGATATACACATCTGAAGGAGTTACATCTGAATTGGAGAAATCAAAACTAGATTATCTTCAAGCTTCAATTTTGGCAACAAGCACAAAAAGGATTGGATTCCCAGAACTACTTCTCAGAAACATGCATGATTTTGCATCAGACATAGATTCATTGGTGGATTGGGTGTGTAACCAGTTACCTACTTCTGGTACTTTAAGGAAATCAATGGTGGATTGCTTCAgaaccaataataataataataatgttaagGCTTCTACAATTGTTGACAAGATTCCCTATGACTATGAATTCCAATATCTGTtgacaatataa